A genomic stretch from Petrimonas mucosa includes:
- the cas2 gene encoding CRISPR-associated endonuclease Cas2, which yields MICWVIYDIKKDKPRTKISKICKRAGLYRVQKSVFLGSLDENEKDTLELSVSELINEETDSIYIFPMSKNELRQTVLLGQAFDKKLVTDDVKALFF from the coding sequence ATGATTTGCTGGGTTATATACGATATCAAAAAGGACAAGCCGCGCACTAAGATATCCAAAATATGCAAGAGGGCGGGGCTGTACCGGGTACAAAAATCGGTATTTTTAGGAAGCCTGGACGAGAACGAAAAAGACACCCTCGAATTGTCCGTGAGTGAGCTAATAAATGAGGAGACCGACTCTATTTATATCTTCCCGATGAGTAAGAACGAGCTTCGTCAAACTGTTTTGCTCGGCCAGGCTTTTGATAAAAAATTAGTAACTGACGACGTAAAAGCCTTGTTTTTCTGA
- the cas4 gene encoding CRISPR-associated protein Cas4 translates to MSITPSHIIEYLYCPRFIYYEHVLRIPQFEDRHYKVEKGRNLHDMKLERNKDYLRKRVGAIDKHIDQYLTNELLRGVIDEVLVLNDGTMAPLDYKFAKFEERIYNTYRTQLECYAVLIEDNFQRRVDKGFLVYTRSTNKLVEVAIGEGAKQEVRNTCEKVNEIIFNNFYPKATKYKKRCIGCTYRNICIK, encoded by the coding sequence ATGTCAATAACACCATCACATATTATAGAATACCTCTACTGTCCCCGGTTCATCTATTACGAACACGTGCTTCGTATCCCACAATTTGAAGACCGGCATTACAAAGTGGAGAAGGGACGGAATCTGCACGACATGAAATTGGAGCGAAACAAGGATTATTTACGTAAAAGAGTTGGGGCGATAGATAAACACATAGACCAGTATTTAACGAATGAGTTGCTCAGGGGCGTTATTGATGAAGTTTTAGTGTTAAATGATGGGACAATGGCTCCTCTTGACTATAAATTTGCTAAATTTGAAGAACGGATTTACAATACATACCGGACCCAATTAGAATGCTATGCGGTATTGATCGAAGACAATTTTCAACGACGTGTCGATAAAGGCTTTTTGGTTTATACACGCTCTACCAACAAACTCGTCGAGGTAGCTATAGGCGAAGGTGCAAAACAAGAGGTACGAAATACTTGTGAAAAAGTGAACGAGATTATTTTCAATAATTTCTACCCGAAGGCAACGAAGTATAAAAAACGGTGTATTGGGTGTACGTATAGAAACATATGCATTAAATAG
- a CDS encoding DUF4372 domain-containing protein, whose protein sequence is MGKVSENKFVGQPILRQIVNILPREKFDELVIRLGSDKYYKAFFSWDQLIVMLFGIFSRCDSMGEVCDGMRALGGKLNYLGMESSPAKSTAGDALRDRDEELFRLFYFALIAHFSPLLSVSCKKSAGSRVSVSRSSMPLIRVR, encoded by the coding sequence ATGGGCAAAGTTAGCGAAAATAAATTTGTCGGTCAGCCGATCTTAAGACAAATAGTGAATATTCTCCCGAGGGAAAAGTTTGATGAGCTGGTAATAAGGCTCGGCAGTGATAAATATTACAAGGCGTTTTTTTCTTGGGATCAATTGATCGTGATGCTCTTTGGCATTTTTTCCCGTTGCGATTCGATGGGTGAAGTCTGTGACGGCATGCGTGCCTTGGGTGGTAAGTTGAATTACCTGGGCATGGAGAGTTCGCCTGCAAAAAGTACTGCCGGAGATGCATTGCGTGACAGGGACGAGGAACTGTTCCGTCTGTTCTACTTTGCACTGATAGCCCATTTTTCCCCGCTTTTGTCGGTCAGCTGCAAAAAAAGTGCCGGAAGCAGGGTGTCAGTTTCGAGGAGTTCTATGCCTTTGATTCGAGTACGGTGA
- a CDS encoding CRISPR-associated endonuclease Cas6 has product MQITQTIIHFPDIRLKTRDAQKLRGYFGNLFKEHSPLLHNHYQDGTTRFAYPLVQYKVIKNVPMLVGLEEGADLLISLFLKIRELDIEGEYYPVSAKNIHQTRCELAVNQQLYDYSFETLWMALNQDNFRKYVHLDEEQKKEFLNRQVQNNILSFYKGVSFRVDERIMSTARLEEKQTTFKDQQMLVFSGTFTTNAYLPEHVGIGKAVSRGFGAVSLVK; this is encoded by the coding sequence ATGCAAATCACTCAAACAATTATCCATTTTCCCGATATCCGATTAAAGACACGGGATGCACAGAAGCTGCGAGGGTACTTTGGCAACTTGTTTAAAGAACACTCTCCGCTACTACATAATCATTACCAAGATGGGACTACACGTTTTGCTTACCCGTTGGTTCAATACAAGGTAATCAAAAACGTGCCCATGCTCGTAGGCCTCGAGGAGGGTGCCGATCTGTTGATTTCGCTATTCTTGAAAATTCGTGAGCTGGATATCGAGGGAGAATACTATCCCGTTTCCGCGAAAAATATTCACCAGACACGGTGCGAGCTCGCAGTCAATCAGCAGTTATATGACTACTCGTTTGAAACCCTCTGGATGGCGTTAAATCAAGATAATTTCAGGAAATACGTGCATCTTGACGAGGAGCAAAAAAAGGAGTTCCTGAATCGTCAGGTACAAAACAATATACTAAGTTTCTACAAAGGTGTTTCTTTCCGGGTAGATGAGCGTATAATGAGCACCGCACGGTTGGAGGAGAAACAAACAACATTTAAAGATCAACAGATGTTGGTATTTTCAGGAACGTTTACCACGAATGCTTACCTACCTGAACATGTAGGGATAGGGAAGGCAGTGAGCCGTGGATTTGGAGCCGTTAGTCTGGTAAAATAA
- the cas1 gene encoding CRISPR-associated endonuclease Cas1, producing the protein MQLIINTYGTYVHVKDELFEVSLTKDGEKQKHHFASQKVTSILMSKGAALSTDAIILAMKNNIDIIVFEYDGMPIGRFWHSKPGSTSKIRKQQLESSLNETGVYWIKSWLAKKLENQIEFLKRLKSHRPASAEQIQEKIDLINGIKIKINELNGSKIDNIDASLRGLEGTSGRVYFKVLSSLLTERYRFEGRNFRPAKDPFNAFLNYAYGVLYSRVEKVLVIAGLDPYVGFMHRDDYNMKSMVFDFIEPYRVYAEEVVFKLFSAKKINDAHTNKITNGYSLNAEGKNLLMQALLRFLEEGKIRYNGRNQTRANAMQMDAHQFANQLIKS; encoded by the coding sequence ATGCAATTAATCATTAACACGTATGGCACGTATGTTCATGTGAAAGATGAACTATTTGAAGTGTCACTAACGAAGGATGGTGAAAAACAAAAACATCACTTCGCGAGCCAAAAGGTAACATCAATACTGATGAGCAAAGGGGCGGCTCTCAGTACCGATGCTATAATACTGGCCATGAAAAACAATATCGACATCATCGTTTTCGAATACGATGGAATGCCTATCGGTCGCTTTTGGCATAGCAAGCCGGGGAGCACGTCTAAAATCAGGAAACAACAGTTAGAGTCCAGTTTGAACGAAACGGGCGTTTACTGGATAAAAAGCTGGTTGGCTAAAAAATTAGAAAACCAGATTGAGTTCTTGAAGCGACTAAAAAGCCATAGGCCTGCCTCTGCAGAACAGATACAGGAAAAAATCGACCTTATTAATGGCATCAAAATAAAAATCAATGAGCTAAATGGCTCCAAAATTGACAACATAGATGCAAGCCTCCGAGGATTAGAGGGAACATCCGGTCGTGTATATTTCAAGGTTTTAAGTTCCCTATTAACCGAGCGATATCGATTTGAAGGGCGCAATTTTCGCCCGGCAAAGGATCCTTTCAACGCTTTTCTCAATTACGCTTATGGAGTTTTATACAGCCGTGTAGAGAAAGTGCTAGTAATTGCCGGACTTGACCCATACGTCGGGTTCATGCATAGAGATGATTACAACATGAAAAGCATGGTATTCGATTTCATCGAGCCTTACAGGGTTTATGCAGAAGAAGTTGTTTTTAAACTCTTTTCAGCGAAAAAAATCAATGACGCCCACACGAATAAAATAACGAATGGTTATAGTTTGAACGCGGAGGGCAAAAATTTATTGATGCAAGCCTTGTTGCGCTTTTTGGAGGAGGGCAAGATTCGTTACAATGGTAGGAATCAAACAAGGGCTAATGCCATGCAGATGGACGCTCACCAGTTTGCGAACCAATTAATAAAATCATGA